A section of the Pseudomonas flavescens genome encodes:
- the coaE gene encoding dephospho-CoA kinase (Dephospho-CoA kinase (CoaE) performs the final step in coenzyme A biosynthesis.) yields MKLWTLGLTGGIGSGKSAVAEHFVALGVDLIDADQAARWVVEPGRPALAAIAEHFGAQVLQADGQLNRSALRARIFANPAQRRWLESLLHPLIAEEVAQFLANAKSPYAILVSPLLIESGQYKLTQRVLVIDVPERLQIERTMRRDRLSAEQVQAILAVQATREERLRHADDVLTNDRDLAWARSEVERLHAFYLTLNGGQP; encoded by the coding sequence ATGAAACTCTGGACGCTCGGCCTTACTGGCGGCATTGGCAGTGGCAAGAGCGCGGTTGCCGAACACTTCGTCGCACTGGGCGTGGACCTGATCGATGCCGACCAGGCCGCGCGCTGGGTCGTGGAGCCTGGCCGCCCCGCCCTGGCCGCCATTGCAGAGCACTTTGGTGCACAGGTTCTGCAGGCCGATGGCCAGTTGAACCGTTCGGCCCTGCGCGCACGGATCTTCGCGAATCCCGCGCAGCGCCGCTGGCTGGAGAGTCTGCTGCACCCGCTGATCGCTGAGGAGGTTGCGCAGTTCCTGGCCAATGCGAAATCGCCCTATGCGATCCTGGTGTCGCCACTGCTGATCGAATCCGGGCAGTACAAATTGACGCAACGCGTGCTGGTAATCGACGTCCCCGAGCGGCTGCAGATCGAGCGCACCATGCGCCGCGATCGGCTGTCAGCTGAACAGGTGCAGGCGATTCTGGCCGTTCAGGCGACCCGCGAAGAGCGCTTGCGCCATGCCGATGACGTGCTGACCAATGATCGCGACCTGGCCTGGGCGCGAAGCGAAGTCGAGCGCCTGCATGCCTTTT
- a CDS encoding prepilin peptidase, with protein MTVIDFLAGNTPAFVFCALVVGLLVGSFLNVVIHRLPKMMFRDWRIQAREVLELPAEPEGETYNLVLPHSSCPQCKHEIRPWENIPVVSYLFLRGKCSGCKAKISLRYPLVELSCGLLSAYVAWHFGFGWQAAGMLVLAWGLLAMSLIDADHQLLPDSLVLPLLWLGLIANHFGLFTSLEEALWGAVAGYLSLWSVFWLFKLVTGKEGMGYGDFKLLAMLGAWGGWQILPLTILLSSVVGAVLGVIMLRMRDANTSTPIPFGPYLAIAGFIALLWGKQITDGYLQFAGFN; from the coding sequence ATGACCGTAATCGACTTCCTGGCCGGCAATACGCCGGCCTTCGTTTTCTGCGCGCTCGTTGTCGGGTTGCTGGTCGGCAGCTTCCTCAACGTCGTGATTCACCGCCTGCCCAAGATGATGTTTCGCGACTGGCGTATTCAGGCGCGTGAGGTGCTGGAGCTACCGGCAGAGCCCGAGGGTGAGACTTACAATCTGGTACTTCCCCACTCCAGTTGCCCGCAATGCAAGCATGAAATCCGCCCGTGGGAGAACATCCCGGTTGTCAGCTACCTTTTTCTGCGTGGCAAGTGCTCTGGCTGCAAGGCGAAGATAAGCCTGCGCTATCCGCTGGTCGAGCTAAGCTGCGGGCTGTTGTCGGCGTATGTCGCCTGGCATTTCGGCTTCGGTTGGCAGGCGGCTGGCATGCTGGTGCTGGCCTGGGGGCTGCTGGCGATGAGCCTGATCGATGCTGATCACCAGCTATTGCCGGATTCGCTGGTGCTGCCGCTGTTGTGGTTGGGCCTGATCGCTAACCACTTCGGCTTGTTCACCAGCCTCGAAGAAGCCCTGTGGGGTGCGGTCGCCGGTTACCTGAGCCTCTGGTCGGTGTTCTGGCTGTTCAAGCTGGTCACCGGCAAGGAAGGCATGGGTTATGGCGACTTCAAGCTGCTGGCGATGCTCGGCGCCTGGGGCGGCTGGCAGATTCTGCCGCTGACCATCCTGCTGTCCTCGGTGGTCGGTGCGGTACTCGGCGTGATCATGCTGCGAATGCGTGATGCCAATACCAGCACGCCGATTCCCTTCGGGCCCTATCTGGCCATTGCAGGCTTTATCGCGCTGCTGTGGGGCAAGCAGATCACCGACGGTTATTTGCAGTTTGCAGGCTTCAACTAA
- a CDS encoding type II secretion system F family protein: protein MAAAKVAKTSTFVWEGKDRKGSVVKGELSGQNPALVKAQLRKQGINPTKVRKKGISILSTGKKIKPMDIALFARQMATMMKAGVPLLQSFDIIADGLENPNMRKLVDELKQHVAAGNSFAAALRTKPAYFDDLFCNLVDAGEQSGALETLLDRVATYKEKTEALKAKIKKAMNYPIAVVAVAVIVTCILLIKVVPQFQDVFSSFGAELPAFTLFVIGISEGLQEWWFIFIITFVAAGYAFLQIKQRSENFRDALDRSILKAPVVGNIIYKSSVARYARTLSTTFAAGVPLVEALDSVAGATGNVVFRNAVNKVKQDVSSGMQLNFSMRSTNVFPAMAVQMTAIGEESGALDTMLDKVASYYEAEVDNAVDGLTALMEPLIMSVLGVLVGGLIIAMYLPIFQLGAVV from the coding sequence ATGGCAGCAGCAAAAGTAGCAAAGACCAGCACGTTCGTCTGGGAAGGCAAGGATCGAAAGGGTTCCGTAGTCAAGGGCGAGCTTAGCGGACAAAACCCTGCGTTGGTCAAGGCTCAGCTGCGCAAACAGGGGATTAACCCGACCAAGGTACGCAAGAAAGGTATATCGATATTAAGCACGGGCAAGAAAATCAAACCCATGGATATCGCATTGTTCGCTCGGCAGATGGCGACAATGATGAAGGCAGGCGTACCACTGCTGCAGTCCTTTGATATCATTGCCGACGGTCTGGAAAATCCAAATATGCGTAAGCTTGTCGACGAGCTCAAACAGCACGTAGCAGCAGGTAACAGCTTTGCAGCTGCGTTGCGTACGAAGCCCGCTTATTTTGATGATCTATTTTGCAATTTAGTTGACGCAGGGGAACAGTCAGGAGCACTAGAAACTTTGCTAGATCGGGTGGCGACCTACAAAGAGAAAACCGAGGCATTGAAAGCCAAGATCAAAAAAGCAATGAACTATCCAATAGCAGTAGTCGCAGTGGCAGTGATCGTTACTTGTATTTTGTTAATTAAAGTAGTTCCACAGTTTCAGGATGTTTTCTCGAGCTTCGGGGCAGAGCTGCCTGCATTTACACTTTTTGTAATCGGTATCTCAGAAGGGCTCCAAGAGTGGTGGTTCATCTTCATTATCACGTTTGTGGCAGCAGGTTATGCCTTCCTGCAAATTAAACAACGTTCGGAAAATTTCCGTGATGCTTTAGACCGCTCTATCCTTAAAGCCCCCGTTGTGGGCAATATAATTTACAAATCATCGGTTGCACGTTATGCCCGCACCCTGTCGACTACTTTTGCTGCCGGCGTCCCATTAGTTGAGGCGCTTGACTCGGTAGCGGGAGCAACAGGCAACGTGGTTTTCCGCAATGCCGTTAACAAGGTAAAGCAAGACGTGTCCAGCGGCATGCAGCTGAACTTCTCCATGCGCTCTACCAATGTGTTTCCTGCCATGGCAGTTCAGATGACCGCTATCGGTGAAGAGTCAGGCGCACTGGATACTATGCTCGACAAGGTGGCCAGCTACTACGAAGCAGAAGTTGATAACGCAGTTGATGGGCTAACAGCTCTCATGGAGCCCCTGATCATGTCCGTTCTCGGCGTACTGGTCGGCGGCCTGATCATCGCCATGTACCTGCCAATCTTCCAGCTGGGTGCCGTCGTTTAA
- the pilB gene encoding type IV-A pilus assembly ATPase PilB, with protein sequence MSENIPLSGLAKQVVLAELLDEKAAQQAQAQAKRNKLSLVHYLAQNKLVKSRALAELTADQFGIAYFDLSALDKDSQPKELVSEKLVRQHRALPLWRRGNKLFVGISDPSNHQAVTDIQFSTGLSTEALLVEDDKLGDAIEKFFDTGHTGLEDMGDVDLDGLETESVDDDKRGDGAQEADDAPVVRFVNKMLLDAIKGGSSDLHFEPYERSYRVRFRTDGILHETARPPIQLAPRIAARLKVMAGLDISERRKPQDGRIKMKISKSKAIDFRVNTLPTLWGEKVVMRILDPSSAQMGIDALGYEETQKDLYMAALKQPQGMILVTGPTGSGKTVSLYTGLNILNTADVNISTAEDPVEINLEGINQVNVNPKQGMDFTQALRAFLRQDPDIIMVGEIRDLDTASIAIKAAQTGHMVMSTLHTNSAAETLTRLRNMGVPSFNIATSVNLIIAQRLARKLCGSCKREVPIPNEALLEEGFPEDKLGTFKLYGPVGCENCKGGYKGRVGIYEVVKNTPSLQRIIMEEGNSIDIATQMRKDGFNDLRTSALLKAMQGVTSLEEVNRVTKD encoded by the coding sequence ATGAGCGAGAACATTCCCCTTTCCGGCCTAGCCAAGCAAGTGGTGCTGGCTGAATTGCTAGATGAAAAAGCCGCTCAGCAAGCGCAAGCACAAGCCAAGCGCAATAAGCTGTCGCTAGTGCATTATCTTGCGCAGAACAAATTGGTTAAAAGCAGAGCCCTGGCCGAGCTTACCGCAGACCAGTTCGGCATCGCTTATTTCGACCTGTCGGCGCTGGACAAAGATAGCCAGCCAAAGGAGCTGGTTAGCGAGAAGCTTGTACGCCAACACCGCGCGCTCCCTTTATGGCGCCGGGGCAACAAGCTTTTCGTCGGCATTTCCGACCCCTCCAACCACCAAGCCGTAACCGACATTCAGTTCAGCACTGGCCTTTCCACCGAGGCTCTGCTGGTGGAGGACGACAAACTTGGCGATGCCATCGAGAAATTTTTCGACACGGGCCATACCGGACTGGAGGACATGGGTGATGTCGATCTCGATGGGCTGGAAACCGAATCGGTGGATGATGACAAAAGGGGCGACGGGGCTCAGGAGGCTGACGATGCTCCAGTCGTTCGCTTCGTCAACAAGATGCTGCTCGATGCAATCAAGGGTGGCTCGTCCGACCTGCACTTCGAACCCTACGAGAGAAGCTACCGCGTGCGTTTCCGTACGGACGGCATTCTCCATGAAACGGCGCGCCCGCCTATCCAGCTAGCACCGCGCATTGCTGCACGCCTGAAGGTAATGGCCGGGCTGGATATTTCCGAACGGCGCAAGCCTCAGGATGGCCGTATCAAGATGAAGATATCGAAGAGCAAGGCCATCGACTTTCGTGTGAACACTCTCCCGACCCTATGGGGGGAGAAAGTTGTAATGCGGATTCTCGACCCCAGCAGTGCCCAGATGGGCATCGATGCACTGGGCTACGAGGAAACCCAAAAGGACCTCTACATGGCGGCGCTAAAGCAGCCCCAAGGGATGATTCTGGTCACAGGCCCCACAGGCTCGGGCAAAACCGTCTCCCTCTATACAGGCCTGAACATTCTCAACACTGCTGACGTAAACATCTCTACCGCCGAAGATCCGGTGGAGATCAATTTGGAAGGCATCAACCAGGTAAACGTAAACCCTAAACAAGGGATGGACTTCACCCAGGCGCTGCGGGCATTCCTGCGCCAGGATCCGGATATCATCATGGTTGGTGAGATTCGTGACCTGGATACGGCGTCTATCGCCATCAAAGCCGCACAGACCGGTCATATGGTGATGTCGACCCTGCACACCAATAGCGCAGCGGAAACCCTGACACGGCTACGCAACATGGGTGTTCCCTCCTTCAACATCGCCACCTCGGTGAACCTGATCATCGCCCAGCGCTTGGCTCGCAAGCTCTGCGGCAGTTGCAAGAGAGAGGTGCCGATTCCCAATGAGGCGCTTCTGGAGGAGGGCTTCCCAGAAGACAAGCTTGGAACCTTCAAGCTCTACGGGCCGGTGGGGTGTGAAAATTGCAAGGGCGGTTATAAAGGTCGTGTCGGTATTTATGAAGTAGTTAAAAACACGCCAAGCCTGCAGCGGATTATCATGGAGGAAGGCAACTCCATCGACATTGCCACGCAAATGCGTAAAGACGGCTTCAACGACCTGCGCACCTCGGCCCTGCTGAAGGCCATGCAAGGCGTTACCAGCCTCGAGGAAGTCAACCGCGTGACCAAGGATTAA
- a CDS encoding pilin, with protein sequence MKAQMQKGFTLIELMIVVAIIGILAAIAIPAYQDYVAKTQVTTGLAEIAGAKTSYESAVNEGKADAFYTATNMGLAASTARCTTIGVNRPVAGVANNALTCALAGNPAIAGASIQLGRAADGVWTCRVVSAPTSFKDSFLPSGCTKS encoded by the coding sequence ATGAAAGCTCAAATGCAGAAGGGTTTCACTCTCATTGAACTGATGATCGTTGTTGCGATCATTGGTATTTTGGCTGCAATCGCTATTCCGGCCTATCAAGACTATGTTGCCAAGACTCAGGTAACTACCGGCCTGGCTGAAATTGCCGGCGCCAAGACTTCGTATGAGTCTGCAGTGAACGAGGGCAAAGCAGATGCCTTCTACACCGCTACTAATATGGGGCTCGCAGCAAGTACTGCACGTTGCACTACTATCGGTGTGAATAGGCCTGTTGCTGGCGTCGCAAACAATGCGCTGACCTGTGCTTTGGCTGGAAATCCTGCCATCGCTGGCGCCAGCATTCAGTTGGGTCGTGCCGCTGATGGCGTTTGGACTTGCCGTGTTGTCAGTGCACCTACCTCGTTCAAAGACTCTTTCCTTCCAAGTGGTTGCACTAAATCGTAA
- a CDS encoding O-antigen ligase family protein, with protein sequence MSVYRTVLFFVFTVFAVCFSATSIFIIFPGYGWHDQQRIGQIILCVFSLAVIFSTPRLKVSPGLVAAGGAVFFLGILSCFNSRYPVWALIEWARYLGLFGVVLLVSFFSVSFSFQRVLLLLSVCVSGLHVFNFWVSYFSAFLTGIRILDASVMFSGFANPRFFAQFQVIVIPIIGLFFAEAVRRDRFWVTALLGFMLITQWCLSFLLGGRGLWFSLFISYFSLALIGRRFIGFCAVQVGFVLLGFFAFYFLFKVIPLFYGMEPVESEVLRTGLSSRETIWLLAWELFLESPWLGVGPMHFSAFYNPIAAHPHQAILQWLCEWGVAATFILLVMFFRGVKRGFLALRCDGASPVDAALWTTLIGALVLAQVDGVFVMPYSETWMAIMAGVAVARWQKGGLSNVSLLRFFWLGGGVFAMAILTFVLLVQAPDVPRAEEKYLDKNVVGWAPRFWHQGWIPMDFDQ encoded by the coding sequence ATGAGTGTGTATCGCACGGTATTGTTCTTTGTTTTCACGGTGTTTGCGGTATGCTTTTCGGCTACTTCAATTTTTATAATTTTTCCAGGGTATGGATGGCACGATCAGCAGCGTATTGGGCAAATTATACTGTGTGTTTTTTCTCTGGCGGTTATTTTCTCCACTCCTCGTTTGAAGGTGAGTCCCGGTTTGGTTGCTGCAGGGGGGGCGGTTTTTTTTCTGGGTATACTTTCATGCTTTAATTCTCGTTATCCTGTCTGGGCATTAATTGAGTGGGCGCGATATCTAGGTTTGTTTGGTGTGGTTTTGCTTGTTAGTTTTTTTTCTGTTAGTTTTTCTTTTCAGCGAGTATTGTTGCTTCTATCTGTTTGCGTTTCTGGTCTACATGTTTTTAATTTCTGGGTATCATATTTTTCTGCATTCTTAACGGGTATCAGGATTTTGGATGCCTCAGTAATGTTTAGTGGTTTCGCAAATCCGCGTTTTTTTGCGCAATTTCAGGTTATCGTTATTCCAATCATAGGTCTTTTTTTTGCAGAGGCTGTTAGGCGCGATCGTTTTTGGGTGACAGCACTTCTTGGTTTTATGCTCATTACGCAGTGGTGTCTAAGTTTTCTTTTGGGTGGGCGTGGGCTTTGGTTTAGTCTATTTATTTCCTATTTTAGTCTTGCTTTGATTGGTCGGCGTTTTATTGGTTTTTGTGCGGTGCAAGTCGGTTTTGTACTCTTAGGTTTTTTTGCGTTTTATTTTTTGTTTAAAGTGATCCCTCTTTTTTATGGCATGGAACCGGTTGAAAGTGAGGTGTTGCGTACAGGGTTATCTTCTCGGGAGACCATTTGGTTATTGGCATGGGAACTTTTCCTTGAAAGCCCATGGCTGGGTGTAGGGCCAATGCATTTTTCGGCTTTTTATAATCCAATAGCAGCGCATCCTCATCAGGCCATTCTTCAATGGCTATGTGAGTGGGGCGTGGCTGCTACGTTTATACTTTTGGTAATGTTCTTCAGGGGCGTAAAACGTGGGTTTCTAGCTCTTCGTTGCGACGGGGCTAGCCCTGTTGATGCGGCTTTGTGGACTACGCTTATTGGCGCTTTAGTCTTGGCTCAGGTTGATGGGGTTTTCGTAATGCCTTACTCAGAAACATGGATGGCAATAATGGCCGGAGTTGCAGTGGCGCGATGGCAGAAGGGCGGCCTGAGCAACGTTTCACTATTAAGGTTTTTTTGGTTGGGGGGCGGTGTATTTGCTATGGCTATACTCACATTTGTGCTTTTGGTTCAAGCCCCAGATGTTCCCCGCGCAGAGGAAAAATACTTGGATAAAAATGTCGTTGGGTGGGCGCCACGGTTCTGGCATCAGGGGTGGATACCCATGGACTTCGATCAATAG
- a CDS encoding glucose/quinate/shikimate family membrane-bound PQQ-dependent dehydrogenase, which yields MIKNDYCPLPITLTTLAILLLALLMVVGGCYLAFLGGSWYYLVAGIGLLVVAALLFARRRAAIGLYGVLLLGTLAWTFYEVRFDWWQLAPRIDLWCILGLWLLLPFVNRSVGIRPVWRDGASGILGLGVLAGALMAGYSLTQDYHSIKGEFSDAQMQGGTPRGHAERSQSEWPAYGGSKQGDRYSTADLITPANAGKLEKAWEFHTGDLPGPGDPSELTNQVTPLKVGGKLFICTPHSVAIALDADTGEERWRFDPSINRDAEYYQHMTCRGLAYHEGKRTSAAVEQVDQPAARCERRLFLPTNDGTLVALDVEDGQPCEDFGDAGTVDLKAGLGEGALGVYLPTSPPVVTEKLVIVGGSITDNGSVDSPGGVIRAYDVKTGELVWNFDPGNPEATEPLAPGETYVRSTPNSWTIATADEALGLVYIPTGNQTPDQWSIPRTELSERFIASLLALDLATGKVRWEFKTVHHDLWDRDLPSQPTLVDIDGPQGRVPAIIQATKRGDLYVLDRRTGEPIVPVNEVAVPQGTDYGDSTAPTQPASALSYAPEQPLRERDMWGGTPLDQMMCRIQFRKLHYEGDYTAPSQQGSLIYPGNVGVFNWPSVAVDPDRQLLFGAPNYLAFISQMVKRSEVEIEERRGGGETGLQPNLGAPYMVRLEPFLSVLGLPCQSPPWGYVTAVDLRSMKKVWMHKNGTSRDSAPLGLPFPVGTPALGGPIVTAGGVAFMSGSLDYYLRAYDLRTGKELWKGRLPAGGQATPMTYVSEKSGRQFVVQMAGGHGSFGTRIGDSVIAWSLPEDKR from the coding sequence ATGATTAAAAACGACTACTGTCCTCTACCCATCACCCTCACAACCTTGGCGATACTTCTGCTTGCTCTGCTGATGGTCGTCGGCGGTTGCTATCTCGCCTTTCTGGGTGGCTCCTGGTACTACCTTGTGGCAGGCATTGGTTTGCTGGTGGTAGCAGCCCTTTTGTTCGCCCGGCGCAGGGCGGCTATTGGTCTTTATGGTGTGTTGCTTCTCGGGACGCTGGCCTGGACCTTTTATGAGGTTCGCTTCGATTGGTGGCAGCTGGCGCCGCGGATCGATCTGTGGTGCATTCTGGGCCTCTGGCTACTCCTGCCCTTCGTTAATCGCAGTGTCGGCATTCGGCCAGTCTGGCGTGATGGCGCCAGCGGGATTTTGGGGCTTGGCGTGCTGGCCGGTGCGTTGATGGCAGGCTATTCCCTGACGCAGGACTACCACTCCATCAAGGGTGAATTCAGCGACGCGCAGATGCAGGGGGGCACTCCGCGGGGCCACGCCGAGCGTTCGCAAAGCGAATGGCCGGCCTACGGTGGTTCGAAGCAGGGTGACCGCTATTCGACGGCGGATCTGATCACCCCAGCGAATGCCGGCAAGTTGGAGAAGGCCTGGGAGTTTCACACGGGTGATCTGCCTGGGCCCGGTGATCCCAGCGAGCTGACCAATCAGGTCACCCCGCTGAAGGTCGGTGGCAAATTGTTCATCTGCACGCCTCACAGTGTGGCCATTGCGCTGGATGCCGACACGGGGGAGGAGCGCTGGCGTTTCGATCCCAGCATCAATCGAGACGCCGAGTACTACCAGCACATGACTTGCCGCGGGCTGGCCTATCATGAGGGCAAGAGAACCTCTGCGGCTGTCGAGCAGGTGGATCAGCCTGCCGCGCGCTGCGAGCGTCGCCTGTTCCTGCCTACCAATGACGGCACGCTGGTTGCGCTGGATGTCGAGGATGGCCAGCCCTGCGAGGACTTTGGCGATGCCGGTACGGTCGATCTGAAGGCGGGCCTGGGAGAGGGCGCGCTTGGCGTCTATCTGCCTACCTCTCCGCCAGTGGTCACCGAGAAGTTGGTGATCGTCGGCGGCTCCATCACCGATAACGGTTCGGTGGACTCTCCCGGTGGTGTCATCCGCGCCTACGATGTGAAGACCGGCGAGCTGGTATGGAATTTCGATCCGGGTAATCCGGAGGCCACCGAACCGCTGGCGCCAGGCGAGACTTACGTACGCAGCACGCCCAACTCCTGGACCATCGCCACCGCCGACGAGGCGCTGGGGCTGGTCTACATCCCTACGGGCAACCAGACCCCGGACCAATGGTCGATTCCTCGGACGGAATTGTCCGAGCGTTTCATCGCCAGTCTGCTGGCGCTGGATCTGGCCACTGGCAAAGTGCGCTGGGAGTTCAAGACCGTGCACCATGACCTATGGGATCGCGACCTGCCTTCTCAGCCTACGCTGGTCGATATCGACGGCCCGCAGGGCAGGGTGCCGGCGATTATCCAGGCGACCAAGCGCGGCGACCTCTATGTGCTCGATCGTCGCACGGGTGAGCCCATCGTGCCTGTCAACGAAGTCGCGGTTCCGCAAGGCACCGATTATGGCGACTCCACGGCGCCAACTCAGCCGGCGTCCGCGCTCAGCTATGCGCCTGAGCAGCCACTGCGCGAGCGCGACATGTGGGGCGGCACGCCGCTGGATCAGATGATGTGCCGTATCCAGTTCCGCAAACTGCATTACGAGGGTGACTACACGGCACCCTCCCAGCAGGGATCGCTGATCTATCCGGGCAACGTCGGGGTTTTCAACTGGCCATCCGTGGCGGTCGATCCAGATCGGCAACTGTTGTTCGGAGCACCGAACTACCTGGCCTTCATCTCGCAAATGGTCAAGCGTAGCGAGGTCGAAATCGAGGAGCGCCGCGGTGGTGGTGAAACCGGCCTGCAGCCCAACCTGGGTGCGCCCTACATGGTGCGTCTGGAGCCTTTCCTGTCGGTGCTCGGCCTGCCCTGCCAGTCGCCGCCCTGGGGTTACGTGACGGCTGTCGACCTTCGCAGCATGAAGAAAGTATGGATGCACAAGAATGGCACCAGTCGCGACAGTGCTCCGCTGGGGCTGCCATTCCCGGTCGGCACACCGGCGCTGGGAGGCCCGATCGTCACTGCCGGCGGGGTGGCCTTCATGAGCGGTTCACTGGACTACTACCTGCGTGCGTACGATCTGCGAACCGGCAAGGAGCTCTGGAAGGGCCGCCTACCCGCAGGCGGTCAGGCCACGCCCATGACCTACGTCTCGGAGAAGTCCGGTAGGCAGTTCGTCGTGCAGATGGCTGGCGGGCACGGCTCGTTCGGCACCAGGATCGGTGATTCGGTCATCGCCTGGAGCTTGCCGGAGGATAAGCGATAG